The proteins below are encoded in one region of Tomitella fengzijianii:
- a CDS encoding substrate-binding domain-containing protein, with protein sequence MSLSTLNNPFFVGVRDGAQREAAAQGVELSVTDAGSDATRQANDVQNAIARSSDVIIVNPVDSDAVVPSVSAASAAGIPVIALDRAPSGGVVVTTVASDNVEGGRLAAQQLARVVGSGPVVVLEGTPGTSAARERSEGFDSEIAKFPQIQVVARQPADFDRTKALNVMSNLLQAHPDVRGVFAANDEMALGAVKALGGRAGTDVKVVGFDGTPQGLAAVEGGTINADVAQQPEELGAEAIWQAVAAAGEEPPEESGAPHKVPPCAWSPGTRDHRGSAAGRRWSAAPPAQGGQGPARRGQGPAPFGDKRHRGRLRSRRTRVPLMEALADLVGGVGAPGPFRSDDQHARRHDAGRARQP encoded by the coding sequence ATGTCCCTGTCCACGCTCAACAACCCGTTCTTCGTCGGGGTGCGGGACGGCGCGCAGCGGGAGGCGGCGGCCCAGGGCGTGGAGCTGTCGGTGACCGATGCGGGCTCGGACGCCACCCGGCAGGCCAACGACGTGCAGAATGCGATCGCCCGTAGCAGCGACGTCATCATCGTCAACCCGGTCGACTCCGACGCCGTCGTGCCTTCCGTCAGCGCCGCCAGCGCCGCCGGCATCCCGGTGATCGCGCTGGACCGGGCTCCGAGCGGAGGGGTCGTGGTCACCACCGTCGCCTCGGACAACGTCGAGGGCGGACGTCTGGCCGCGCAGCAGCTGGCACGGGTGGTCGGGTCGGGCCCGGTGGTGGTGCTCGAGGGCACGCCGGGCACGTCGGCCGCGCGTGAACGAAGCGAGGGCTTCGACTCCGAGATCGCGAAGTTCCCGCAGATCCAGGTGGTGGCGCGCCAGCCCGCGGACTTCGACCGGACGAAGGCGCTCAACGTGATGTCCAACCTGCTGCAGGCGCACCCGGATGTCCGGGGCGTGTTCGCGGCGAACGACGAGATGGCGCTGGGCGCCGTCAAGGCCCTGGGCGGGCGTGCCGGGACTGACGTGAAGGTGGTCGGATTCGACGGCACACCGCAGGGGCTGGCCGCGGTGGAAGGCGGGACGATCAACGCGGACGTCGCACAGCAGCCGGAGGAGCTCGGCGCCGAGGCGATATGGCAGGCCGTGGCCGCGGCGGGCGAGGAGCCGCCGGAGGAATCGGGCGCCCCGCACAAGGTCCCCCCGTGCGCGTGGTCACCGGGGACTCGTGATCACCGGGGGAGCGCGGCAGGTCGCCGTTGGTCAGCGGCGCCGCCGGCGCAGGGCGGTCAGGGCCCGGCGCGCCGCGGTCAGGGGCCGGCGCCTTTCGGCGACAAGCGGCACCGCGGCCGTCTCCGAAGCCGCCGCACGCGCGTGCCGTTGATGGAGGCGCTCGCGGATCTCGTCGGGGGAGTAGGCGCGCCGGGACCGTTCCGATCGGACGACCAGCACGCCCGACGCCACGACGCCGGCCGCGCCCGCCAGCCCTAG
- a CDS encoding sugar ABC transporter ATP-binding protein, translated as MPGRSPPCPPPRSWRRRDAGPDRGEVRVDGRPVRLRGPGDAEALGISTIHQEMSLVPQLTVAENIFLGRQPRRLGIIDVRTMHRRARELLDEAGLAIDADATVSDLGVAQRQLVEIAKALSIDTRVLVMDEPTAVLSAGEVDALFAIVEDLRARGVGVVFISHLLDEVARIGDRVTVLRDGGKVGEVPADTGVAELVRLMVGRTIDQQYPPRENPVGGPVLRVAGLSSAGRFEGVELEVRAGEVVGIGGLVGSGRTEVARAVFSADHYDEGSVSVAGVPVRGGDVVAAYRAGIALVPEDRAGQGLVLGASVQENLCLATLAERTRMGLVDRRGQRGQAIASVRRMGIKVHSMVQPAMTLSGGNQQKIVIGKWLMARPRVLILDEPSRGIDVGARAEIYSLIGELAAQGAAILVISSDLPELLGLSDRVLVMADGRIRGELSGADATQERVMALAVTEG; from the coding sequence GTGCCGGGGCGCAGTCCGCCATGCCCACCGCCGCGCAGCTGGAGACGGCGTGATGCGGGGCCGGACAGGGGCGAGGTGCGTGTGGACGGGCGCCCGGTGCGCCTGCGCGGGCCGGGGGACGCCGAGGCGCTGGGCATCTCCACGATCCACCAGGAGATGTCGCTGGTCCCGCAGCTCACCGTCGCCGAGAACATCTTTCTGGGGAGGCAGCCGCGCAGGCTGGGGATCATCGATGTGCGGACCATGCACCGCCGGGCCCGGGAACTCCTCGACGAGGCCGGCCTGGCGATCGACGCGGATGCCACCGTGTCGGACCTGGGCGTGGCGCAGCGGCAGCTGGTGGAGATCGCCAAGGCCCTCAGCATCGACACGCGCGTCCTCGTCATGGACGAACCGACGGCGGTCCTCAGCGCGGGCGAGGTCGACGCGCTGTTCGCGATCGTCGAGGACCTCCGCGCGCGCGGCGTCGGCGTCGTGTTCATCTCGCATCTGCTCGACGAGGTCGCCCGGATCGGCGACAGGGTCACGGTGCTCCGGGACGGGGGGAAGGTGGGCGAGGTGCCGGCCGACACCGGCGTGGCCGAGCTGGTGCGGCTGATGGTGGGCAGGACCATCGATCAGCAGTACCCGCCGCGGGAGAACCCGGTGGGTGGTCCGGTGCTGCGGGTCGCCGGGCTGTCCAGCGCCGGCCGGTTCGAGGGCGTGGAACTGGAGGTGCGGGCCGGTGAGGTGGTCGGCATCGGCGGGCTCGTCGGCTCCGGCCGCACGGAGGTGGCGCGTGCCGTCTTCAGCGCCGACCACTACGACGAGGGGAGCGTCTCCGTGGCCGGCGTTCCGGTGCGCGGCGGCGACGTCGTCGCCGCCTACCGGGCGGGCATCGCCTTGGTTCCCGAGGACCGCGCCGGGCAGGGGCTCGTGCTCGGCGCGTCCGTGCAGGAGAACCTGTGCCTGGCCACGCTGGCCGAGCGCACCCGCATGGGGCTGGTGGACCGCCGCGGGCAGCGCGGTCAGGCCATCGCATCGGTGCGGCGGATGGGCATCAAGGTGCACAGCATGGTCCAGCCCGCGATGACGCTCTCCGGCGGCAACCAGCAGAAGATCGTGATCGGCAAGTGGCTGATGGCACGCCCGCGCGTGCTGATCCTCGACGAGCCGAGCCGCGGGATCGACGTGGGCGCGCGGGCCGAGATCTATTCGCTCATCGGCGAGCTCGCCGCGCAGGGCGCAGCGATCCTGGTGATCTCCAGCGACCTTCCGGAGCTGCTGGGGCTCAGCGACCGCGTGCTCGTGATGGCGGACGGGCGCATCCGCGGGGAGCTCTCCGGCGCTGACGCAACCCAGGAGCGGGTCATGGCGCTCGCGGTGACGGAAGGATGA
- a CDS encoding ribokinase: MAENKHPGRTAEIVVVGSANLDTTARVPRLPTPGETVLGGDTGESVGGKGANQAVAAARLGRRVALVGSVGDDPAGRRIRAALTAQGVQVDHLGSTARSGSGAALIVVDESGENMIVVSPGANSLLTASHVRAARESLARAAAVVCQLEIPEEAVVEAVRLAGGRVILNPSPVRPVPPEVMARVDVLIVNRSELGAIAGAPEPESVDGAAALASGVDGPRAVVVTLGADGALLVERDTRVHVPAVRVPAVVDPTGAGDTFCGALTDALVRGATLDDAVRWAVRAAAFAVTGAGAQSAMPTAAQLETA; this comes from the coding sequence ATGGCCGAGAACAAGCACCCGGGACGGACAGCGGAGATCGTGGTCGTCGGCTCGGCGAACCTCGACACGACGGCGCGCGTGCCCAGGCTGCCGACGCCGGGGGAGACGGTGCTGGGCGGGGACACCGGCGAGTCGGTCGGTGGCAAGGGCGCCAATCAGGCGGTCGCCGCCGCGCGGCTGGGGCGCCGCGTCGCGCTCGTGGGGAGCGTCGGCGATGATCCGGCGGGCCGGCGCATCCGGGCGGCGCTGACCGCGCAGGGCGTCCAGGTCGACCATCTCGGTTCCACCGCGCGCAGCGGGTCGGGGGCGGCGCTCATCGTGGTCGACGAGTCCGGAGAGAACATGATCGTCGTCTCCCCGGGGGCGAACAGCCTGCTCACCGCGTCGCACGTGCGCGCGGCGCGGGAGTCGCTGGCGCGGGCGGCCGCGGTCGTGTGCCAACTGGAGATCCCGGAGGAAGCGGTGGTCGAGGCCGTCCGTCTCGCCGGGGGCCGGGTGATCCTCAATCCGTCGCCGGTGCGGCCGGTGCCGCCGGAGGTGATGGCGCGGGTGGACGTGCTCATCGTCAACCGCTCCGAGCTCGGCGCGATCGCCGGGGCGCCCGAACCGGAGTCCGTCGACGGTGCCGCGGCGCTCGCCTCGGGCGTGGACGGCCCCCGCGCGGTGGTGGTGACGCTCGGCGCCGACGGTGCGCTGCTCGTGGAGCGAGACACGCGGGTGCACGTGCCGGCGGTGCGGGTCCCGGCGGTGGTGGACCCGACAGGCGCCGGCGACACCTTCTGCGGAGCCCTCACCGACGCCCTCGTGCGCGGCGCGACGCTGGACGACGCGGTGCGCTGGGCGGTGCGCGCGGCGGCCTTCGCGGTGACGGGTGCCGGGGCGCAGTCCGCCATGCCCACCGCCGCGCAGCTGGAGACGGCGTGA